The following nucleotide sequence is from Candidatus Acetothermia bacterium.
CTTTCGGCCCACCCGCACCGGGGTCAGGTCGAGGAGGCCGCACTCCTTGAGGACGTCGATGGCCTGGTAGTGGCCGGGCCAACGGATCGTCTTCTCCGCGAACTCGCGGAGCTCTGGCCGGGTGTAGATGAACGAGGGCATCCCTGGGGTGATGGCGCACTCCAGCTCCTCGTCCACGCCGAACTGGCGGAACCGGAACCGCTCCCGGTCGGTGAGGGCGTCCACTTCCACCACCTTGCCCTCCGTGATCACCTGGACCTTGATCATGTACTCGCGTAGGACGTGATCGAACGCCCAGGTGACCATGTACCGCAGGGGATGGCGGGCGGCGGCAGCCTTGGCCGGGATTCCCCCGACCCGGGCGATCGCCGACTCCGCGCGATCCAGCTTACGGATGCCTTCCCCGACGGTGATGTTGGAGAGCCCAGGGGCGAACCCAATCCCGTCGAGGAAGGTGACCTCGTTCTTCACCGCTTGCCCGTGCAGCCATTCCCCGTACTCGGCAGCCGACATCCCCGGCGGTGTCTCCAGCCCCTCTGTCTCGTACGCGTCCGGCCGCCGGTGGTATTCCTCGAGCATGTCCACGATGTGGAGCCCGTTTTCGATGGCCAGGTGGGCGACCTTGTAGCTGGTGCGCCGGTCGGGGAGGGCGATCACGCCCACGTCGTACTCGGCCATGGCCCGCTGGGCCTCCGGCCCGCTTGCGTCCACCTGGTGCAGCCGGATCTTGGGACTGCCGATCCACCGCTTCGTCCGTTCCAGCGCCGCTTTTGATCGGGCGACGAGGCCTACCGTCTCCACCGTGGCTTCCCTGGCCAGGTCCCACGCCACCGCCGCCCCGATCTTCCCCGTGCCCCCGAACACAAGGACCTTCATCCTTCCACTCCTCTCCGGTTGCTGCGCCTCCGGTCCTGCTATTCGCGCTCCGCGTACTTGGTGGTCACGATGTGGGTGCTGGTGGAGGAAACGCCCTCCACCTTGCGGATCTCTTCGGTGACGATGTGGTTGAGTTCAGCCACGGAAAAGCTGGACGGGAGCTCCTCGAACTCCAGGTACGCGATGATGTCGTAGTCACCGAATACCGTGTCCACCCGTTTGACGTGGGGCTTATGGCGGATGATCTCCGCCACCTTCCCCTCGGTAGCGCCGCGGCAGCGAATCAACACGTACGCTGAGACTGCCATTCTTCCCCCCTTTACTCCCCATGTTAGCCGGGCTCCTTCCCGTGGGCAAAATCCTTGGGCCTGAGTGTAACGGGCGGTACAATGCGCGGGTATGAGCGACGTACGCGTACGGTTTGCCCCCAGCCCCACCGGATACCTCCACGTCGGGGGGGCCCGCACCGCCTTGTTCAACTGGTTGTTCGCCCGCCACCACAAGGGGACCTTCATCCTCAGGATCGAGGACACCGACCGCACCCGGTCCACCGACGAAGCCATCGACCAGATCATCGCCTCCATGCGCTGGCTGGGCCTCGACTGGGACGAGTTCTACCGCCAGACGGATCGGGTGGAGGTCCATCGTCGTGCCGCGGCGGAACTCCTGCGTCGGGGCGCCGCCTACGAGGCGGACGGAGCGGTGTGGTTCCGCGTCCCCAAGGACGGCGTGACGGTCGTCGAGGACCAGCTCGCCGGGCAAGTGCAGTTCCAGAATCAGGAACTCAAGGACCTGGTGATCCTCCGGTCCGACGGCACCCCCACCTACAACTTCGCGTGCGTGGTGGATGACCGCGACATGGGCATCACCCACGTCATCCGGGGCGACGAGCACCTCAACAACACGCCCAAGCAGCTCCTCCTCTATCGGGCGTTGGGATGGGACCCCCCGATCTTCGCCCACATCCCTCTCATCCTGGGACCGGACAAGACCAAGCTCGCCAAGCGGCACGGGGCCTTGTCCGTGCTCGAGTACCGACGGCGGGGGATCCTGCCCGAGGCGCTCGTCAACTTCCTTGCCCGCCTGGGCTGGTCCCACGGTGATCAGGAGGTGTTCACCCGCGACGAGCTGATCGCGTTCTTCGACCTCGACGCTGTCGGCACCTCGGCGGCGGTGTTCGACGAGCAGAAGCTCCTTTGGCTCAACCACGAGTGGCTCCGCCGCGTGGATCTGCCCCGCCTGGCCGCCCTCCTTGCGGAGTTCGTGGTCGTGGGGGGGGTGGCCACCCCGGACGCCGTGGCCGCGCTGGGCGAGGCGCGCCTCCTGCGGGCGGCGGAGCTCCTCCGCGACCGGAGCCGGACCCTGGTGGAAATGGCCCGGTCGGCCCGGTTCTTGTTCCCCGGGGAGGTCCCGCTGCCCGAGGACGACCGCGGGTTCTTCACCCCCGAGCTTGCTCCGGCGCTCGCGCGGCTCGCGGAGGTGGTGGCCGCTGTGACCGACCCGTCCCCGTCGGCCCTGGAGGCGGCCGTGCGGGGAGCCCTCGACGAGCTGGGGCTTCCCCTGAAGGCGGTGGCGCTGCCGATGCGGATCGCGGTCACCGGGTCCCGGGTCGGGCCGGGCCTGTTCGACGTCCTGGCCCTGGCCGGCCCGGAGATCGTGGCCGCCCGCCTCCGCGCCGCGGCTGCCCGGTGCCAAGAAAGGACGGAGCGGTGAGACGAGCGCTTCTCGTGCTCTCGCTGTGCGGCGTTATCCCGATGGCCTTGGCCCAAGAGATCCAATTGGAACCCGTTTCTCCGGAAGCCCTCGGGGGTTGGGCCCAGGCGGTGCTGGCGTTCCGGCTCCACCCCACGTTGTCGCGGGACGTGAACTTTTCCGGGCCGGCCCTGGCGATGGCCCAGTGGGGCGACGTCGCCCTGGGCAGCCACCGGTATGCCATGGTCCTTGGGGTCAGGTCGGACGGAGAGGCCGGCTTGTGGGTGGACAGAGACCGGGACGGACGGATCACCCCCGAGGAGGCGGTCCCCGGCCTCCGGGGCAACGGCCGCGTGGTCTGGAAGCTCGAGCTCCTCGCCGCGCCGGCAGGAGGTGCGCCGTACCCGCTCACGGTGGTGTGGCCGGAGGGGCGGGGCTACGTGTACCTCGTGGGCGGCGCACCCCGACGGGGAGAGCTCGTGGTCGACGGGAAGCGGGTGACGTTCGTGCTGGTGGATGGGGACCTGGACGGGGTGTTCGGCACCAAGGACGACTTCTACGCGGTGGACGGGGACGGGGATGGGGTCATCCACGGCGATCCCGACGGCCACGAGCGGTTTACGCTCGGGGAGGCGTTCACCGTGGGCAAGACGAGCTTCGGCCTGGCCCAGGTGTCCCCGTCCGGGAGCTGGGTTCTCCTCGCGCCCACCGCGTACGTGCCGCCCAAGGTGCCGCTCATCCCCGGCCATCCCGCCCCCGATTTCCGGTTCTCCACGTTCCCGGACGGCAAGTCCCTGGCCCTGTCCGAGTTCAAGGGGAAGGTGGTGCTCTTGGATTTTTGGGCCACCTGGTGCGGGCCGTGCATGCAGGAGCTCCCCCACCTGAAGGAGGTGTACGAGCGGTTCCGGGACCAGGGGTTCGAGATCGTGGGGGTGAGCCTGGACACGAGCGAGCGCGACCTGCGGGCGGTGTTGTCCTCCCAGGGCATCCGCTGGCCCCTGAGCTTCGAGGGGAAGAGCTGGGACAACCCCGTGGCCGAGCTGTACCGGGTGTACCAGATTCCGACCTCGTTCCTCATCGATCGCCGCGGGGTCATCCGATTCCGCGACCCTATGGGGGATGAGCTCGAACGCGCGGTGGCCGAGCTCCTCGCGGAGCCCCGCGCCGAGGAACTCCCCCCTGAGGCGCCGCCGGTGGCCCTGCCGGAGGTGCGGGGACCGCCGAAGCCCATCCTGGAAGTGCAAGTCCCGACCGAGGTCGGCGTCCTCCCCGGGGGCGACACCGTGCTCGCGGTCAAGCTCGCCAACACCTCGCCCTACCTCGCCGAGGAACTACGCGTGCGCATCCATGGCCCGCCGGAGGGGATCACCGCCCCGCCTCTGGAGGTGGGCGACATCCCCCCGTTCGGCGAGCGCACGGCCGACCTCACCCTCACCGCGGCCGAGGGCGTGGCTCAAGGGAATATCCTGATCACGATCGACATCCTTTACCACTACTGCATTGGCGATTCGTGTTTTCAAATGTCCCAGGCAGCGGGGACGACGCTGGCCATAGGGGTGGCGCCGACGGCCGCCCGCCGGGCCTGGAGCCCGTGGTGGCTGCTTTTGCTCCTCGGGGTGGGGGTGGTGGTGGGTTGGTTCCTGTGGGGCCGCGGCCTGTCCGGGGCGGGCCTCGTCCTCCTCCTCGTGGCCGGGGCGGCGCTGGCCGCCGGGGTCTTCTTCGGCCAGTCCCGCCAGGCCCAGCTCATCGGGGCGGTGCTGTGCACGTCCTGCGTGGGGATCGAGGAGGTCCACGCCGAGCTTCCGGTCCTGTCCCGGGAAGCCAGGGCCACCTTGGCCGAGCTCGCCCGGCCCGTGCACCTGGTGGTGTTCCATGCCCCATGGTGCCGGTCCTGCCCCTACGCGATCTCCCTCGTCGAGCAGATGGCCCAGGCGAGCCCCTTCCTGGAGGTAGAGCTGGTGGACGCCGAGGAGGAACCGGCCCGGGCCGAGGCGGCGGGCGTGAGCCGCTCCGGGCGCCTGGTGGTCCCGGCCATCCTCGTCGTGGAGACGAGCCAGGTCCTGTTCGGCACCCACCACCTCGGGGCGCGCCTGCTGGCGCTCCTCCGGGAGGCGGGCCGATGAGGCTCCGCTACCTGCGCCGGGGAACCCAGGGGCTGGGCGTGCTCCTGGGCGTGTTCGGCGTGACCGGGATCGGCATGACCCACCTCCTCTTCCCCGGCCTCCACTGCTACGCCTGTCCGCTGGCGATCACGGTGTGCCCGATCGGCCTCATGCAGAACCTGATCATCGCCGGCACGGTGCCGTTCTACCTGGTGGGGGCGGTGGCCGCGTACGGGCTCGCCCTCGGGCGGGGTTGGTGCGGGTGGTTCTGTCCGTTCGGCACGGTCAACGACCTCCTCGCCTTCCGCAAGGGTCGTTTCCGGCGCGCGCTTTCTCCGCTGAAGTTCCTGGTCCTGGTGGGCACGGGGGTGGCGGCGTGGAACCTCGCGGATACCTGGTTCTGCAAGCTGTGCCCGGCGGCGTCGCTCACGGCGTCGCTGCCGTACCTAGGGCTCGGGGTGGCCCAGGTGAACACGCCGTTCCTCGTGCACATGGGGACCCTGGCCGGTACCCTGGTCGGCATGGCCCTCGTGTCCCGGTTCTGGTGTCGCTACCTGTGCCCGATGGGAGCGGTGCTGTCCGTGTTCAACCGGGTGAGCTTGTTCGGCCTTCGGCTGCGGGCCGATCGCTGCGGGCAGTGTGGACTCTGTGTCCAGGCCTGCCCGATGGGGATCGAACCCCATCGGGACATCAACTCCCCGGACTGCATCAAGTGCGGGGAGTGCGTGCCCGTCTGCAAGGCGGGGGCGCTGTCCATCGGATTCTCCTTGCCTGGGGTGGGAGGACGTGTTCCGCTACGCGCTTCTGGGGCTAGTGCAAGGGCTGACCGAGTTCCTCCCCGTCAGTAGCTCCGGGCACCTCGTCCTGGCCCAGGAGCTGCTCGGGGTCGCTTCCCCGGGGGTGGCGCTGGAGGCAGCAGCGCACCTGGGGACCTTGGTTGCGGTGCTGGTCTACTTCCGAGGCGATCTGTGGACGCTCGCCACCCGCAGCCTGCGGCGTGGGCGGGGGGAGCGCCGGTACCTCGGGCTCCTCGTCCTTGGTACCGTGCCCATCGCGGTGGTGGGCGTGGGAGCGCGGGGCGTGGTGGAGCGGGCGTTTTCCGCGCCGGCCTTGGTGGGGTGGATGCTGATCGTCACCGCGGCCCTGCTCGCCGGGGCCGGCTGGTGGGGGCGGCGGACCCGCCGAGAGCAGCCTCGGGCCGGCGATGCGATCGTGGTGGGGCTGGCCCAGGCCGCGGCGATCCTCCCCGGGTTGTCCCGGTCCGGGGCCACCGTGGCCGCCGGCCTCGGGACCGGCTTGACCCCACGGGAAGCGGTGCGGTTTTCCTTTCTCCTGTCCGTCCCCGCCATCGCCGGGGGCGGGGCGTTCGCCCTGGTCACAACCCGCGGGCTTGAGGCCATGGACTGGGGCGGACTCGCTGTGGGGGCGGCGACCGCGTTCGCCGGGGGCCTCGCGGCGATCCGGTTCTTCCTCGCCGCCGTCCGGTCGCTGCGGCTGTGGCCGTTCGCCCTCTACTGCATGGCAGTGGGGGTCACGGCGATCCTCGTCGGTTGACCCGGGACAGATGACCCGGGCCGCTGGCCCTGGTGGCCCTCGGCACCGGGAAAAGAACCCGTTCCTGAACTTCCCCGTATCCCACGGCTTGTGACCACGGTTCATTGGTCCAGATGACCTTGTCGTGGAGACTGGGACCGGTGGACGCGGACCGTGACCCGCCCATGAGGAAGGGGAGGAAGGGCCATGGTGGAGGGGAACGGATGAGGGACAAAGGAACGCTTCTCCTGATGATCGCGCTGGCGCTGGGGCACCTGATGGGGTCAGGGGCTCGGCTCTACCCGAACGCGTTTTACACCACCGGACGCATGAGCGGGGACTGGCATTGGCTTGAAACCCCGGCCAGCTACGCGCAGTGGGAGTTCCACGCCCTCCCGGCCTCCTTGTCCGAACAGGTGGTCCTGGACGTGCTGGCCTGTGCTGCGGCGCAAGAAGGATCCGTCCCCGCGGAGTTCGCCGTGGTGTTGACGTTGACCTCCGGTGGCCGTGCCTGCTGGTCCGGCCGGGTTCTCCTGCGGCGGGTCCAATCGGGTGAGGGAGGAGCGGTGTACTTCGGCCAGCTCCTGGTTTCCCGGCGCGAGCCCGCCCTGGGATCGCAGCTCACCGTGCGCGCGGACGGGTCCCCCAGCGGGCTGCGCCTTGGGTTTCATCCCGGATCGCTGCGGGTGCAGGGCAACCGCGAAGGCCGGGCGGTGCCCGCCGGGCAAGACCCGTTTGCCATCCTGTGGGCAACGGTGGACGGGGTGGCCGGCGGGGTACTGGTCGATTCTCCCCCCGGGCCCACCGTGCGCCCTGGTACCCCGGCCCCCATCCCTCTGCCCCTCCACAACACGGACCGGATGGAGGATGCCCCCTTCCTGGCCCCGGGCTCGTACCAAGGTCAGCTCGGGTGGCCCGGCCCCTATCAGCCCATGAACAGCCGCGACTGGTGCCGGGTCAACCTGCGGCCGGGGCAGGTGGTGCGGTTGACCCTGGAAGTCGGGTCTGGGTGCCGGTGCTCCCTGCACCTGTTCGACCCCTACGGGCGCGAGGTCGGCAGTGTGGCGGGAGGCGAGCGGGTGGGCCTGGAGTACCAGGCCTACGTGGGTGGGGGGTGGCACGTCCTCATCGCCTGCCGGGAGGGTTGTGCCGCGTTCCCGTACCTGCTCGCGGTGCACATCGAGGACGGAGGATAGTACTGCACTCCAGCGCCCGCGTTCCGCGCCCGTGGGGTGGGCCCCTTGAATGTCCTGTTCCGCGTAGACTCCGGCCTATGACCTCGATGTGGGGGGGCGATGAACGGGCGGGTGGCCTGGGACATCGCCCGCGTTCGCCGGACCTGCTGCCGCAGGTCGTTCTGCCACGTCTCCGAGGTCGGTTCGGCCGCCCCTACCGGTACCTCGGCGTGGTGGGAAGCACCCAGGATGCCCTACGGCAGTGGGCCAGGGCTGGCGCCCCGGAGGGGGCAGTGGTATTGGCGGAGCGACAGACGGCGGGCCGGGGGCGATGGGGACGGGCATGGGTCAGTCCCGGAGGCGGGCTGTACTTCTCCGTCCTTCTGAGGCCCGTGCAGCCGCTTCCCCTCCTCCCGCTCGCGGCCGGGGTGGCGCTGGTCGATGCGTGCCAACTGGGTGGCCTCAAGTGGCCCAACGACCTCCTCGCCCCGGACGGCCGCAAGCTCGCCGGCGTGCTCGCGGAGGCCGAGGTCCAGGACGGCGGAGCCCAGGCGGTCTATCTCGGGGTCGGACTCAATGTGGAGCCGGACGGCCTCCCCCTGGGGGCGGCCGGGCTCGCTGAATTCCGTCCGGTGGACCGAGCCGAGCTCCTCGCCGAGGTCTTGTGGGCCCTGGAGGTGTGGACGAGCGCGCCTCCCGAGGCGGTGGGCCACGCGTGGCGACAGCGCAATTGCACCCTGGGGCGATGGGTGCGGGTGACCATGGGCGAGGGGGCGGTGGAGGGGGTGGCCGTGGACCTCGCGGCGGACGGGGCGCTGGTCGTGCAAACGCGGGCTGGGCAGCGCACGGTGCGCGCCGGCGACGTGGCCCATCTTCGTCACCGCCGGACCTAGCTGCGCGTCGCCAGCCAGATCCCGGCCTGGACCAACGCCAGGCGGACTGCGGACGCGCCGGAGGCGGCAAGGGCGAACGCGAGCGGCCTCCGGCCGATCGCGGACAGGAGGTACATCGCCACGGTATCGGGGAACCCGGGGATGAGGAGCAGGAGGAACAGGGCCGGGACGCCGAACCGGTTCACCCACCGTTCCCCGATCGCCAGCCACCACTGGCCCCACCGGGTCTCCCGCCGCCACACCTCCACCCGCGGCAGCCGCTTCAACCGGTCCCCGAGGAAGAACACGAGGTAACTCCCGGCCATCCTGCCCAAGGTGGCCACCGCGATCACCGCCCATGCCGGGGCCGCCTTCGCTGCGGCGAGCACGGCCTCGGTAGGGCTGGGCAAGACCACGGCCGTTCCAACTGCGTACAGAAAGGCAAGGAACAGGGCGAGGGCCACGTCCTCAGGCCCCACCCATGGGCTGGTTCACCCCTTGGCAACGGGGACAGAAGTCCGTCCGCTGATCGTCGAACAGGATCTCCGCCACCGGGGTGGCGCAAACCCGACACGGGTTCCCCGCCCGACCGTGCACGTACAGGAAGTCCCGCACCTCCTTGTCGAATAGGCCATCCCCAACCCGTTTTTTGATCTCGGCGATCGCCCAGCGCAGGGCCTCCGGGATCGCCCGCCACAAGCGCTCCTGGTCGCCCTCGGTCAAGGTGTGGGCGTAACGGACCGGGGAGAGTTTGGCCACGAACAGGACCTCGTCGGCGTAGGCATTGCCGATGCCGGCGATGAGGTGCTGATCGGTGAGGACCTTCTTCAGGAGACGACGCTTTCCGGCGAACAGGGCCCGGAACGCGTCCCAGGTGAACGCGTCCGACAGCGGCTCCACCCCGAGCTTCTGCAGCGGCTCGGCGGTCACGGGGTCGGGGACCACCCACGCCGCGGCCAGCGGCTGGGCACCGGGCTCGATCAGCCGCAGGTCGAACCCGTCGTCCAGGGCAAGGCGGAGGATCGTGGCCCGGCTGGGTGGGTAGGACGCGGGCCCGTGCCACAGCCACCCCCAGCGCATGAGGTGCACGATGAGGTGGGGGCCGCCGTGGAACGAGAAGATCAGGTGTTTCCCCCGACGCCCGATCTGGGAGAACGTCCGCCCCTCCACCGCTATGCTGTCCGGGCCGGTGCGGACGAGGCCGGTCCGGTACACCTCCACCCCCCGGACCGTGCGGCCGACGATCCGGGGGGTGAGGTTATCCCGCAGGACCTCGAGGTCGGGAAGCTCGGGCAATGCCGGCTAGCTCCCGGAGCCCAGGAACAGGGTGAACGCACAGCCGGAGGGGCAAGCCGGGGCCCGGAACACCTTGATGTACGGCCGGCACAACGAGGCCCCACACGGTCGGGACCACGGCCACCACCAGAAGAAACAACAACTCGGCCTCTCCGCGATCCTCACGTAGGTCTCGTGCTCCCCGGCCACGGTGGTCACGACCAGCTTGTAGTACCCCGGAGCCACCGGGTCCCCGGCCTGGTCCTTCTGGTCCCACACCATCGTGAGCGATGTAGGATCCTTGGGCTCGGGGAATGCCACTTGGTACACGAGCGCCCCGGCCATCGTCTCCACCCGCCAGCCCACGATCCCCGGCCGCTCCTGGCAGCAACAGAACATGCCGAACGGCAGGACCAGCTGGAAATGGACCTCCTCTCCTGCCCAGAACGCCGTGTAGCAGCACGGCCCGGCGGGGGGAGGACAGCCACACTGGGCCAGTGCCAGTCCGCCGGTCACGGCTAGAGCCGCCATCGACAACGCGAGCGCCCTCTTCATCCTATACCACCTCCGCACGATTCTACACCGTGCCCCCGCTTTCGGTTTCACTTCCCCGGCCACGCCTCCGGGTTCACCAGGTGCTTGGGCCGCCGCCCCGCGAGCACGTCCAGCACTCCGTCCACCGCGAGCTCGGCCATCTTGCGTCGGGTGGCCTCCGTCGCGGAGCCGATGTGGGGGGTAAGGACCACGTTCGGCATCCCGATCAGGTCGGGATGGATCCGCGGCTCTTCTTCGAACACGTCCAGCCCCGCCGCGCGGAGCCGTCCCGCTTTGAGCGCCCGCACGAGCGCCTCCTCGTCCACCACCGGGCCGCGGGCGATGTTCACCAGGATGGCGGTGCTCTTCATGAGGGCGAGCTCCCGCTTGCCGATGAGGTGGTGGGTTTCCCGGGTCAACGGGACGCACAGGACCACGAAGTCGCTTTCGCGCAGGAGCTCGTCCAGGGAGGCATGGCGAACGCCCAGGGCTCCCTCCGCTTCCGGCTTGCGGGTCCGGGAGAAGTACAGGACCTCCATGGCGAAGCCCTTGGCCCGGCGGGCCACGGCTTGGCCGATGCGGCCGAAGCCCACCACCCCCAGGGTGCGCCCGTACACGTCTACCCCGAGATGGGGCGGGATGAACGTCCAGCCGGGGAACCCGTGCCGGCGCAGGTCCTGGTCCGCCTCCACGATGCGGCGCGCGGCCGCAAGGAGCAGGGCCCATCCGAGATCGGCGGTGGCTTCGGTGAGCACGTCGGGGGTGTTCGTCACCAGGATCCCGCGGGCGGTGGCGGCGGCGAGGTCGATGTTGTCCACCCCCACCCCGAGGTTGGCCACCACCCGCAGCGTGGGCGCGGCCTCAAAGAACTCCGCATCCACTCGGTCGGAGAGGGGGCAGATGAGGGCGTCCGCGTCCAGGGCCCGCCGGGCGTCGGGTGCGAGCGGCCCGTCGTGGACCGTCACCGCGTGGCCGGCGGCGCGCAGCCGCTCCACCGCCTCGGGGAACATAGAGGTGGTGATCACAACCTTGGCCATGTCGTTCTGAGTCTAGCCGACCGCCTCAAGGAGGACCAGGGTCAGGGAGATGGTCCCCACCGAAAGGAGGGTGGAAAGGAGAAGGGCGGACGCGGCCAGGTCCGGACGGCGGTCGTACTGGAGGGCGAGGAGGAAGCTGTTCACCGCTGTGGGCATGCTCCCCTCCACGACGAGGCTCGCCCGCAGCGTGCCGGACGTGCCGAACGCCCAAGCCAGCCCCCAGGCGAGGAGCCCCCCGCCGAGGAGGCGGAGTCCCCCTAACGCCAGCGCCGGCCCCGCCACCTGGGTCGGGCGCACGTGGGCGAGCTCCACCCCAAGGAGGACCAGGAACAACGGAATCGCCCCTTCGGCGAGGAGGCCGGTGGCCCGGCCCAAGGGGAGGGGCAGCCCGCCGGCAAGGCGGGCGGCGGCGGCCGCCGCCACCGCATACGGCCACGGCACCCGCAGGAGGCCCAGGGCCACGCGGCGCCACCGGAAGCTCCCCTCCCAGGTGGCGAGGCCCACCCCCAGCGTGGTCAGGAGCACGGTGTTCGTGGCCAGGAACACCACCCCCACATCCACCCCAGGTTGCCCGTACGCGAACAGCAGGATCGGGAGGCCGAGGTTGCCGCAGTTCCCAAACGTGAGCACCAGCGAGGCCGCGGCTTGGGCACCCGGATCGCCGGGGAACAACCGTCGTCGCACCGGGATGGACAGGGCGAACATCCCAAGGTAGTGGGCCACGGTGAACGCGGCCACGAGCACGGCGTGGGCCGCCGGGAGCTGGGCCGTGCGCAGGGACTCGAAGATGAGCGCTGGCGAC
It contains:
- a CDS encoding saccharopine dehydrogenase NADP-binding domain-containing protein, producing MKVLVFGGTGKIGAAVAWDLAREATVETVGLVARSKAALERTKRWIGSPKIRLHQVDASGPEAQRAMAEYDVGVIALPDRRTSYKVAHLAIENGLHIVDMLEEYHRRPDAYETEGLETPPGMSAAEYGEWLHGQAVKNEVTFLDGIGFAPGLSNITVGEGIRKLDRAESAIARVGGIPAKAAAARHPLRYMVTWAFDHVLREYMIKVQVITEGKVVEVDALTDRERFRFRQFGVDEELECAITPGMPSFIYTRPELREFAEKTIRWPGHYQAIDVLKECGLLDLTPVRVGRKEVVPREFLSHLLTPKLQPGPEDTDVCVMWNTVQGTKGGRRARIDYYLWDEADRETGISSMARVTGFAAAIGARFVGAGKIKATGIVAPEDAIAGDLYAEFIAELAKRRIVVREILSVQ
- a CDS encoding Lrp/AsnC ligand binding domain-containing protein, which translates into the protein MAVSAYVLIRCRGATEGKVAEIIRHKPHVKRVDTVFGDYDIIAYLEFEELPSSFSVAELNHIVTEEIRKVEGVSSTSTHIVTTKYAERE
- the gltX gene encoding glutamate--tRNA ligase, coding for MSDVRVRFAPSPTGYLHVGGARTALFNWLFARHHKGTFILRIEDTDRTRSTDEAIDQIIASMRWLGLDWDEFYRQTDRVEVHRRAAAELLRRGAAYEADGAVWFRVPKDGVTVVEDQLAGQVQFQNQELKDLVILRSDGTPTYNFACVVDDRDMGITHVIRGDEHLNNTPKQLLLYRALGWDPPIFAHIPLILGPDKTKLAKRHGALSVLEYRRRGILPEALVNFLARLGWSHGDQEVFTRDELIAFFDLDAVGTSAAVFDEQKLLWLNHEWLRRVDLPRLAALLAEFVVVGGVATPDAVAALGEARLLRAAELLRDRSRTLVEMARSARFLFPGEVPLPEDDRGFFTPELAPALARLAEVVAAVTDPSPSALEAAVRGALDELGLPLKAVALPMRIAVTGSRVGPGLFDVLALAGPEIVAARLRAAAARCQERTER
- a CDS encoding redoxin domain-containing protein gives rise to the protein MRRALLVLSLCGVIPMALAQEIQLEPVSPEALGGWAQAVLAFRLHPTLSRDVNFSGPALAMAQWGDVALGSHRYAMVLGVRSDGEAGLWVDRDRDGRITPEEAVPGLRGNGRVVWKLELLAAPAGGAPYPLTVVWPEGRGYVYLVGGAPRRGELVVDGKRVTFVLVDGDLDGVFGTKDDFYAVDGDGDGVIHGDPDGHERFTLGEAFTVGKTSFGLAQVSPSGSWVLLAPTAYVPPKVPLIPGHPAPDFRFSTFPDGKSLALSEFKGKVVLLDFWATWCGPCMQELPHLKEVYERFRDQGFEIVGVSLDTSERDLRAVLSSQGIRWPLSFEGKSWDNPVAELYRVYQIPTSFLIDRRGVIRFRDPMGDELERAVAELLAEPRAEELPPEAPPVALPEVRGPPKPILEVQVPTEVGVLPGGDTVLAVKLANTSPYLAEELRVRIHGPPEGITAPPLEVGDIPPFGERTADLTLTAAEGVAQGNILITIDILYHYCIGDSCFQMSQAAGTTLAIGVAPTAARRAWSPWWLLLLLGVGVVVGWFLWGRGLSGAGLVLLLVAGAALAAGVFFGQSRQAQLIGAVLCTSCVGIEEVHAELPVLSREARATLAELARPVHLVVFHAPWCRSCPYAISLVEQMAQASPFLEVELVDAEEEPARAEAAGVSRSGRLVVPAILVVETSQVLFGTHHLGARLLALLREAGR
- a CDS encoding 4Fe-4S binding protein, producing the protein MRLRYLRRGTQGLGVLLGVFGVTGIGMTHLLFPGLHCYACPLAITVCPIGLMQNLIIAGTVPFYLVGAVAAYGLALGRGWCGWFCPFGTVNDLLAFRKGRFRRALSPLKFLVLVGTGVAAWNLADTWFCKLCPAASLTASLPYLGLGVAQVNTPFLVHMGTLAGTLVGMALVSRFWCRYLCPMGAVLSVFNRVSLFGLRLRADRCGQCGLCVQACPMGIEPHRDINSPDCIKCGECVPVCKAGALSIGFSLPGVGGRVPLRASGASARADRVPPRQ
- a CDS encoding undecaprenyl-diphosphate phosphatase, with the translated sequence MFRYALLGLVQGLTEFLPVSSSGHLVLAQELLGVASPGVALEAAAHLGTLVAVLVYFRGDLWTLATRSLRRGRGERRYLGLLVLGTVPIAVVGVGARGVVERAFSAPALVGWMLIVTAALLAGAGWWGRRTRREQPRAGDAIVVGLAQAAAILPGLSRSGATVAAGLGTGLTPREAVRFSFLLSVPAIAGGGAFALVTTRGLEAMDWGGLAVGAATAFAGGLAAIRFFLAAVRSLRLWPFALYCMAVGVTAILVG
- a CDS encoding biotin--[acetyl-CoA-carboxylase] ligase, whose amino-acid sequence is MTSMWGGDERAGGLGHRPRSPDLLPQVVLPRLRGRFGRPYRYLGVVGSTQDALRQWARAGAPEGAVVLAERQTAGRGRWGRAWVSPGGGLYFSVLLRPVQPLPLLPLAAGVALVDACQLGGLKWPNDLLAPDGRKLAGVLAEAEVQDGGAQAVYLGVGLNVEPDGLPLGAAGLAEFRPVDRAELLAEVLWALEVWTSAPPEAVGHAWRQRNCTLGRWVRVTMGEGAVEGVAVDLAADGALVVQTRAGQRTVRAGDVAHLRHRRT
- a CDS encoding VTT domain-containing protein produces the protein MGPEDVALALFLAFLYAVGTAVVLPSPTEAVLAAAKAAPAWAVIAVATLGRMAGSYLVFFLGDRLKRLPRVEVWRRETRWGQWWLAIGERWVNRFGVPALFLLLLIPGFPDTVAMYLLSAIGRRPLAFALAASGASAVRLALVQAGIWLATRS
- a CDS encoding Fpg/Nei family DNA glycosylase is translated as MPELPDLEVLRDNLTPRIVGRTVRGVEVYRTGLVRTGPDSIAVEGRTFSQIGRRGKHLIFSFHGGPHLIVHLMRWGWLWHGPASYPPSRATILRLALDDGFDLRLIEPGAQPLAAAWVVPDPVTAEPLQKLGVEPLSDAFTWDAFRALFAGKRRLLKKVLTDQHLIAGIGNAYADEVLFVAKLSPVRYAHTLTEGDQERLWRAIPEALRWAIAEIKKRVGDGLFDKEVRDFLYVHGRAGNPCRVCATPVAEILFDDQRTDFCPRCQGVNQPMGGA
- a CDS encoding DUF2271 domain-containing protein is translated as MKRALALSMAALAVTGGLALAQCGCPPPAGPCCYTAFWAGEEVHFQLVLPFGMFCCCQERPGIVGWRVETMAGALVYQVAFPEPKDPTSLTMVWDQKDQAGDPVAPGYYKLVVTTVAGEHETYVRIAERPSCCFFWWWPWSRPCGASLCRPYIKVFRAPACPSGCAFTLFLGSGS
- a CDS encoding D-glycerate dehydrogenase, giving the protein MAKVVITTSMFPEAVERLRAAGHAVTVHDGPLAPDARRALDADALICPLSDRVDAEFFEAAPTLRVVANLGVGVDNIDLAAATARGILVTNTPDVLTEATADLGWALLLAAARRIVEADQDLRRHGFPGWTFIPPHLGVDVYGRTLGVVGFGRIGQAVARRAKGFAMEVLYFSRTRKPEAEGALGVRHASLDELLRESDFVVLCVPLTRETHHLIGKRELALMKSTAILVNIARGPVVDEEALVRALKAGRLRAAGLDVFEEEPRIHPDLIGMPNVVLTPHIGSATEATRRKMAELAVDGVLDVLAGRRPKHLVNPEAWPGK